TTCCGCGAAAAATCTTTTCGCTTGCGTTTCCCTTAACCGTTTTCCCTTGTCGCGAGGAGCGTTTATGCTCCTCCTCGTTCCACAAGTCAATCACTTTTTTGCATCTTGGCGAAATTCGCTACGACCCAATGTGTCGATCCCGTGACGCGAGAAGAGCACATTAAGCAAACACTACGGACGTGTCAACACAAAAACCAGTTTTACACAGATATTCAAGCAAAGCCCCGGCCAGGGCCAATTTCAAGGGAGCTATCCGCGCAGCCCCAACCGGCCTGCCACACCTTCACCCTGGCATTCCCAGCCCAACTGCTCCAGCCATCACCATTCATCGTAACTTTTCCTCGTTACAACAAGCCAACCTCTGCACGGTCGCAGCAAGGGTACACCCCAAATCTGCCAAGTAAGCCATTCACTCGCCACCTATATATAGATGTACCAACCGACATTTCGACACTTGGCGAAATACGCTTGACTTCGACTGCCCAGCTTCTTATATTTCGCCACATAACGAAATGAAAAAGACATCCACCTCCACTATCCGTACGGAGTACTTATGCTCAGTTACATTTCCGCTATACGCGCGCTTGGCGACGAAAACCGCCTGCGCATCCTTATGGCTCTACGCCTGCGCCCCTTGTGTGTTTGCGAAATAACAACGCTGCTGGGGCTCGCGGCGTCCACCACCTCCAAACACCTGTTTATCCTGCGTCAGGCGCGCTTGATCGAGAGCATCAAGAATGGCCGCTGGGTTTACTACCGCCTGCCGCAAAACCCGGAGGCATGTGTGCGCGATGCTCTGGAGCTGACTATCCGCGAGCTTGCAGACTGCCCCCAAATCGCACAGGACGAAGCTGCCTTGCCGGGCATTTCGCACAACACCAGCATTCACGAATTCTTCAAGCAGAAACATATTCCCGTGCCTGCCGATCAGCCCGACGACACAGAAGACGATGCCGCACAAACCGCTGGCAACCCCGCATAAAGCCAGGAGAACAGAATGGAATCCACCAAGCTTGGCCCCTTGCCCATGAAGGCCTGCTGCGCTTCATGCGCGCCGACCGCCCCTCAGCCGGAAGCAGTCGACCACGATCACGGCTGCGCCTGCTGCCATGATCATGGGCACGAGCATGAACACGGGCACGACCACGAAAGGCGCGAAATCGCCATCATGGCAATATCCGCCGTGCTTTTCGCCATTGGTATGGTCGCGGATGAACGCCTTGCCGAGATCATGCCCAGATGGCTGGTCATAGGCATCTTCTACGCCCTGCCATATATATTGTGCGGTTATGATGTTCTGCGCATAGGGGCGCAAAGCATCCTGAAGAAGGACTTTTTCAACGAATTTACCCTCATGGGCGGCGCAACAATCTCTGCCATCGCCCTCGGTCAGTTGCCCGAAGCCGTGGGCGTCATGCTGTTTTACTGCGTGGGTGAATTTGTGCAGGAGCGCGCCGCCGGGCGCTCGCGCCGTTCGGTCAAGGCCCTGCTGGCCGCACGGCCCAGCATTGCCCACGAGATGTTGGACAACGGCGCTACCCGCGATGTGGAACCCGAAGCCCTTGGCCCCGGCAGTCATATCCTTGTGCGCCCCGGCGAAAAGATCCCGCTGGACGGCACCGTGCTTGAAGGCGATTCGCAGGTGGACACATCCCCTCTCACGGGCGAATCAGTGCCCCAGCGCATAGCTCCCGGCAGCAGGGTGCTCGCGGGCACCATCAACCTGAACGCGGCCCTCCGCGTTGAAGTGACAACGGCCTTTGCCGACTCCTCCATTGCCCGCATTCTTGAAATGGTCGAAAACGCCGTGGCCCGAAAGGCCCCTACGGAACGCTTCATCACCCGCATGGCCCGCTGGTACACCCCCGCAGTGACGGGCATTGCCTTTCTGGTGGCGGTGCTGCCTCCCCTGTTCGGGCTTGGCCCCTTCTCTCAATGGATTTACCGCGCCCTGGTGCTGCTGGTCATTTCCTGCCCCTGCGCCCTGCTTATTTCCATTCCGCTGGGCTACTTTGGCGGCATTGGCGCGGCTTCGCGCCGGGGCATCCTTATCAAGGGCGGCGCGGTGCTCGATAACCTGCGCGATATCCGCGTGGCAGCGCTGGACAAAACCGGCACCCTCACCGAAGGCGTGTTTGAAGTAAACGCCGTGCTGCCCGCCGCTGGTATTGCCCCCAATGATCTGCTGACCGCCGCAGCGCTGGCGGAGAGCCGCTCCAACCACCCCATTGCCCGCTCTGTCATGCGCGCGGCGCAACAGCAAGGCATCACGGTTGATGATGCGCTGCTCACCAGCATGGAAGAAATCCCCGGCATGGGCGTGGCTGCCGCTGCTGGCGGCGATGAACTTCTGGCGGGCAACGCCGCCCTGCTCACAAGCCGTGGCATTGCCCCCATGGAAGTTGCCATGCCCGGCAGCGTGGTGCAGGTCGCCAAGGGCGGCAAGCTGCTGGGTGCGCTGGTGGTGGCAGACCGCATCAAGCCGCAGTCGCCCGAAGCCATTCAGGAACTGCGCCGTCTTGGCATTCAGGATATCGCCATGCTCACGGGCGACAGGGAAGAACAGGCCCGCCCCGTGGCCCAGCGCCTGAAGCTGGACACCCTGCGTGCAGATCTGCTGCCCGAAGACAAGGCCGGAGCGCTTGAAGCCCTTGGGCCGGTGAAGAACACCATCTTTGTGGGCGACGGCATCAACGATGCCCCGGTGCTGGCAACGGCAGGAGTGGGCGTAGCCATGGGCGGTCTTGGCGCGGAAGCCGCCATTGAAACCGCCGATGTAGTCATTCTGGACGACAACCCCGCCCGCCTGCCCGAGCTGCTGCGCATTGCGCGCCGCACGCGTACCATTGTGTGGCAGAATATTGTTATGGCCTTGGGCATCAAGGGATTGTTCATGGCGCTGGGCATCGTGGGCCTCTCAGGCTTGTGGGAAGCCGTGTTTGCCGATGTGGGCGTGGCCCTCATGGCTGTGCTCAATGCAGCCCGCGCTGGCAAGATAGACGTATAGCAAACAAATCGGGGGAAGAGGCCACCAAGCCCCTTCCCCCGATTTTTATATTCTGCCTTGCCCTGTTCCGTGCTGCGTCTCTGCGCCACTGGCGGGCAAATCTTCTCAAAAACGGAATCCGTCATCCTGCTTGCGGCGACCGATCTTTTACACGGCAGCGCGCTCCACAGAGTAGCCGCCCGCCTCCAAAGCCTCAATGGCCGGGGCAAGCTTTTCCGCCTTCATCAATATATAGTCCGTATCGAAGGTGGACACGGCAAAAATGCTGATGCCCGCCTGTGCCAGAGTGGTCGACAAGCCCGCCATCACACCGGTAAGGCCAAAATCCATCTGCCCCGCTACGCGCAATGCGCGCCAGCCGTCCTCCCGCGCCAGTGTGGCGTGGGGAACATCCGCAGTCAGGCAGACCACCGAAATTTCCGCATCAGTTTTGCCCACAAACAGCCACGGCACATGAAAATTGACGGCGCGCAGGTTTTCCACCTTGCAGACGCTGAATTTTCCTTCAATTACTTGCAAGAGCATGCTTTCTCCGCCTTTTCATTCAGTTCGGTGTAAAAAACTGGCCGGGCCGATCATACACCTAAGAAAGCAGCATTTTCAAGTGCCTGTAGGCCAAGGCTGTTGCCATGCGCCCACGCGGGGTGCGTTTTAAAAAGCCGCACTGGATAAGATACGGCTCGTAAATATCCTCAATGGTTCGCACTTCTTCCGAACAGGCCACGGCCAGGGTTTTGATTCCCACCGGGCCGCCGTCATAGTGTTTGATGAGCACTTCCAGGAGCTTGCGGTCCATCTGATCCAGCCCCAGCTCGTCCACGTCCATGCGCTTGAGCGCCGCCGATGCCTGATCACCCGTTACCGTACCATTGCCGTGCACAAGGGCAAAATCGCGCACCCGTCGCAACAAGCGGTTGGCAATGCGGGGTGTGCCGCGGGAACGGCGGCCAATTTCCGCCGCCCCGTCAGTGGAGACCTCCACACCCAGAATGCGCGCCGTGCGCTGCACCACGCGGGCAAGATCATCCGGGCTGTAATATTCCAGCCGCGCCACAATGCCGAATCGGTCACGCAAGGGCGAAGAGATCAAGCCCATGCGCGTGGTCGCCCCCACAAGGGTGAAAGGCTCAAGGTCAATCTTGACCGTGCGCGCCGCAGGCCCCTGCCCGATGACCAGATCGAGCTTGAAATCTTCCATGGCAGGATACAGCACTTCTTCCACGGCAATGGGCATGCGGTGGATTTCGTCCACAAAAAGGATGTCGTGCCTGTTCAGATTGGTGAGGATGGCGGCAAGGTCGCCGCTGCGCTCAAGCACCGGCCCGGA
This region of Desulfovibrio sp. genomic DNA includes:
- a CDS encoding metalloregulator ArsR/SmtB family transcription factor: MLSYISAIRALGDENRLRILMALRLRPLCVCEITTLLGLAASTTSKHLFILRQARLIESIKNGRWVYYRLPQNPEACVRDALELTIRELADCPQIAQDEAALPGISHNTSIHEFFKQKHIPVPADQPDDTEDDAAQTAGNPA
- a CDS encoding heavy metal translocating P-type ATPase is translated as MESTKLGPLPMKACCASCAPTAPQPEAVDHDHGCACCHDHGHEHEHGHDHERREIAIMAISAVLFAIGMVADERLAEIMPRWLVIGIFYALPYILCGYDVLRIGAQSILKKDFFNEFTLMGGATISAIALGQLPEAVGVMLFYCVGEFVQERAAGRSRRSVKALLAARPSIAHEMLDNGATRDVEPEALGPGSHILVRPGEKIPLDGTVLEGDSQVDTSPLTGESVPQRIAPGSRVLAGTINLNAALRVEVTTAFADSSIARILEMVENAVARKAPTERFITRMARWYTPAVTGIAFLVAVLPPLFGLGPFSQWIYRALVLLVISCPCALLISIPLGYFGGIGAASRRGILIKGGAVLDNLRDIRVAALDKTGTLTEGVFEVNAVLPAAGIAPNDLLTAAALAESRSNHPIARSVMRAAQQQGITVDDALLTSMEEIPGMGVAAAAGGDELLAGNAALLTSRGIAPMEVAMPGSVVQVAKGGKLLGALVVADRIKPQSPEAIQELRRLGIQDIAMLTGDREEQARPVAQRLKLDTLRADLLPEDKAGALEALGPVKNTIFVGDGINDAPVLATAGVGVAMGGLGAEAAIETADVVILDDNPARLPELLRIARRTRTIVWQNIVMALGIKGLFMALGIVGLSGLWEAVFADVGVALMAVLNAARAGKIDV
- a CDS encoding ACT domain-containing protein — protein: MLLQVIEGKFSVCKVENLRAVNFHVPWLFVGKTDAEISVVCLTADVPHATLAREDGWRALRVAGQMDFGLTGVMAGLSTTLAQAGISIFAVSTFDTDYILMKAEKLAPAIEALEAGGYSVERAAV
- the ruvB gene encoding Holliday junction branch migration DNA helicase RuvB, which codes for MTDLANPCVAECTTGIDESVRPHSLDDFIGQDELRANLRVYLGAARERGKALDHTLFYGNPGLGKTTLAQIMASELGVNLICTSGPVLERSGDLAAILTNLNRHDILFVDEIHRMPIAVEEVLYPAMEDFKLDLVIGQGPAARTVKIDLEPFTLVGATTRMGLISSPLRDRFGIVARLEYYSPDDLARVVQRTARILGVEVSTDGAAEIGRRSRGTPRIANRLLRRVRDFALVHGNGTVTGDQASAALKRMDVDELGLDQMDRKLLEVLIKHYDGGPVGIKTLAVACSEEVRTIEDIYEPYLIQCGFLKRTPRGRMATALAYRHLKMLLS